From Nocardioides sp. HDW12B, the proteins below share one genomic window:
- a CDS encoding NUDIX hydrolase, with amino-acid sequence MSRDSDAYDGTDDGARDLDDLDRGSDLGGSHRSARGVRLVAIGNGVTRVSWSDALQAQGFDAASAAVREEVDLALEQLKQRRVEALVDPEDVTATRIATWAGLQREGVMRGAVDRAGETGDRVVFARLHTDAPVSKSRGFRAILNSFLPRKRAIAQMLVRDEQGRVLLCNLTYKQDWDLPGGVVEVNESPRVAVSREVEEELALDIDAGSLLLTDWLPPWSGWDDAVCLVFDGGRHDAGLADRIVPQAREIRSARFCTVAEVHQLCADFTARRIDSALAAVDGPAPSYSESGRPV; translated from the coding sequence GTGAGCCGGGACAGCGACGCGTACGACGGGACCGACGACGGGGCGCGCGACCTGGACGACCTCGACCGTGGCAGCGACCTCGGGGGCAGCCACCGCAGCGCACGCGGCGTCCGGCTCGTGGCGATCGGCAACGGCGTGACCCGCGTCAGCTGGTCCGACGCGCTCCAGGCCCAGGGGTTCGACGCCGCCTCCGCCGCCGTGCGCGAGGAGGTCGACCTCGCGCTGGAGCAGCTGAAGCAGCGGCGCGTCGAGGCCCTCGTCGACCCCGAGGACGTCACCGCCACGCGGATCGCGACCTGGGCCGGGCTGCAGCGCGAGGGCGTCATGCGGGGCGCGGTCGACCGGGCCGGCGAGACGGGCGACCGGGTCGTCTTCGCCCGCCTCCACACCGACGCCCCGGTCTCGAAGTCGCGCGGCTTCCGGGCCATCTTGAACTCGTTCCTCCCCCGCAAGCGCGCCATCGCGCAGATGCTGGTGCGCGACGAGCAGGGTCGGGTGCTGCTGTGCAACCTGACCTACAAGCAGGACTGGGACCTGCCGGGCGGCGTCGTCGAGGTCAACGAGTCGCCGCGCGTCGCGGTGTCCCGGGAGGTCGAGGAGGAGCTGGCCCTCGACATCGACGCCGGCTCCCTGCTGCTGACCGACTGGCTGCCGCCGTGGAGCGGCTGGGACGACGCGGTCTGCTTGGTCTTCGACGGCGGTCGCCACGACGCCGGTCTCGCGGACCGCATCGTGCCGCAGGCCCGCGAGATCCGCTCCGCCCGCTTCTGCACCGTGGCCGAGGTGCACCAGCTCTGCGCCGACTTCACCGCGCGGCGCATCGACTCCGCCCTGGCGGCGGTCGACGGTCCCGCCCCGAGCTACAGCGAGAGCGGCCGGCCCGTCTGA
- a CDS encoding response regulator, with protein MTVRAVIVDDTPDLRLLLRLTLERDGDITIVGEAEDGRQGIEVTGRLQPDLVMLDLAMPVMDGLEALPRIKAGCPEARVVVLSGFEAGAMQDRALRAGADAYVQKGASPKEILALVRSLVGREPEPTATVPSARSPRAPDREPPAVTAPVASRAAELTATGLLVLGADDDVRYANPAARALLGWDAATPLPGSLSDLSPPLSALVSRARSGDLAAGVEDRVLGGPVPIDVTVRGDGVEVVVGLAPSRSDEEVARLRRAIRTTAHEIRNPVTLLSGIAGVVADAGSSLSDHQQTHLLAAVGRQAAVLERVTDDLLAAAQAGRGTLRVDVRRLELAPLLREIVADVAGAQPVQVSVPAHVVVLADRTRVNQMVANLLTNAFKYADGPYLVQVTEVPSVRRPFVRVAVLDAGPGVEEDFRPRLFDEFARAESTREQGTGLGLYVVRALAEAQGGRADYDPRPGGGSEFSVHLPAAERSGGSVPGGEAPANRAVPHPAQTGRPLSL; from the coding sequence GTGACCGTGCGCGCGGTCATCGTCGACGACACCCCCGACCTGCGCCTGCTGCTGCGGCTGACCCTCGAGCGCGACGGCGACATCACGATCGTCGGGGAGGCCGAGGACGGCCGCCAGGGCATCGAGGTCACCGGGCGGCTGCAGCCCGACCTCGTCATGCTCGACCTCGCGATGCCCGTGATGGACGGCCTGGAGGCCCTGCCGCGCATCAAGGCCGGCTGCCCCGAGGCGCGCGTGGTCGTGCTGTCGGGGTTCGAGGCCGGTGCGATGCAGGACCGGGCCCTGCGGGCCGGGGCCGACGCCTACGTCCAGAAGGGGGCCTCGCCGAAGGAGATCCTGGCGCTGGTGCGGTCCCTGGTGGGCCGCGAGCCGGAGCCGACCGCGACCGTCCCGTCGGCCCGCAGCCCCCGGGCGCCGGACCGGGAGCCGCCGGCCGTCACGGCTCCGGTGGCCTCCCGGGCAGCCGAGCTGACCGCGACCGGGCTGCTCGTGCTCGGCGCCGACGACGACGTCCGCTACGCCAACCCGGCCGCCCGGGCCCTGCTGGGCTGGGACGCCGCGACGCCGCTCCCCGGCTCGCTGAGCGACCTCTCCCCGCCGCTCTCGGCCCTGGTGAGCCGGGCCCGCAGCGGTGACCTCGCCGCCGGCGTCGAGGACCGGGTGCTCGGTGGCCCGGTGCCGATCGACGTGACGGTGCGGGGCGACGGGGTCGAGGTCGTCGTCGGCCTCGCCCCCTCGCGCAGCGACGAGGAGGTCGCGCGGCTGCGTCGGGCCATCCGGACCACGGCCCACGAGATCCGCAACCCGGTCACGTTGCTGAGCGGCATCGCAGGCGTGGTGGCCGACGCCGGCAGCAGCCTCAGCGACCACCAGCAGACCCACCTCCTGGCGGCGGTGGGTCGGCAGGCCGCCGTGCTCGAGCGCGTCACCGACGACCTCCTCGCCGCTGCCCAGGCGGGACGCGGGACGCTGCGGGTCGACGTACGACGGCTGGAGCTGGCGCCGCTGCTGCGTGAGATCGTCGCCGACGTCGCGGGGGCGCAGCCGGTGCAGGTGTCGGTCCCCGCGCACGTCGTCGTGCTGGCCGACCGCACCCGGGTGAACCAGATGGTGGCGAACCTGCTCACCAACGCCTTCAAGTACGCCGACGGTCCCTACCTCGTGCAGGTCACCGAGGTGCCGTCGGTCCGGCGGCCGTTCGTCCGGGTCGCGGTCCTCGACGCCGGCCCCGGGGTGGAGGAGGACTTCCGCCCGCGCCTGTTCGACGAGTTCGCCCGCGCGGAGTCGACGCGCGAGCAGGGCACCGGTCTCGGCCTGTACGTCGTGCGCGCGCTCGCCGAGGCGCAGGGCGGCCGGGCCGACTACGACCCCCGGCCCGGGGGCGGGTCGGAGTTCTCGGTGCACCTGCCGGCCGCGGAGCGGTCCGGCGGGTCGGTGCCCGGGGGCGAGGCGCCCGCGAACCGGGCGGTGCCGCACCCGGCTCAGACGGGCCGGCCGCTCTCGCTGTAG